A single window of Nostoc sp. HK-01 DNA harbors:
- a CDS encoding serine/threonine kinase yields the protein MDEVVKKVAALSLPIIILVVTMATTGFTGASAITAALAFLGGPTGMLGGIAVLELTGLITDALAKVILEGFLTSIYSQRRQTEAHTKLLKEIDFLLLFDHYLKERLKATVKTHTVNVTKEVMAILENVPGMTRAYHRDFKSSNPIMKLRDGTVVRTWKNPVGVDHVFLGDRNDKMIYGGFVGWIHSEGLQQALTRIRRDFT from the coding sequence ATGGATGAAGTCGTCAAAAAAGTAGCTGCATTGAGTTTACCTATTATCATCTTGGTGGTAACAATGGCCACTACAGGCTTTACGGGTGCATCTGCTATCACCGCAGCTTTAGCCTTTTTGGGTGGCCCTACGGGGATGCTAGGTGGAATTGCCGTTTTGGAGCTGACAGGTTTAATTACAGATGCCTTGGCGAAAGTAATTCTGGAAGGTTTTTTAACAAGTATTTATAGCCAAAGACGACAGACTGAGGCACATACAAAGCTTCTCAAAGAAATTGATTTTTTGCTATTGTTTGACCATTACCTCAAAGAAAGGCTCAAAGCTACTGTAAAAACTCACACAGTAAATGTCACAAAAGAGGTAATGGCTATTTTAGAGAATGTCCCTGGCATGACTCGCGCATACCATAGAGATTTTAAGAGTTCTAATCCCATCATGAAGCTCAGGGATGGAACAGTAGTGAGAACATGGAAAAACCCTGTTGGTGTTGACCATGTTTTTTTAGGAGATCGCAATGACAAAATGATTTATGGCGGTTTTGTCGGCTGGATTCACTCTGAAGGTTTACAACAGGCGTTAACTCGTATCAGAAGAGACTTTACTTAG